The following proteins are co-located in the Methylomonas sp. 11b genome:
- a CDS encoding single-stranded DNA-binding protein, whose product MLNKVMLIGRLGADPEVRYMPSGDAITTIRLATSRRWKDRNTNERKEETEWHRVVFFSGLAKIAGEYLKKGSQCYVEGRIRTQKWQGQDGQERYTTEIVADNMHMLDSKSGGTASYSDNNTPPASSYDNRPSAPSGSPAAPASYDDFDDDIPF is encoded by the coding sequence ATGCTCAATAAAGTTATGCTGATCGGCCGCCTCGGCGCCGATCCGGAAGTCCGCTATATGCCGAGCGGCGATGCCATTACCACCATCCGCTTAGCCACCAGCCGCCGCTGGAAAGACCGCAACACCAATGAACGTAAGGAAGAAACCGAATGGCATCGGGTGGTGTTTTTCAGCGGTCTGGCGAAAATCGCCGGCGAGTATCTGAAAAAAGGCAGCCAATGTTATGTAGAAGGCCGGATTCGCACGCAAAAATGGCAAGGCCAGGACGGTCAGGAGCGTTATACGACGGAAATCGTGGCCGACAATATGCATATGCTCGACAGCAAGAGCGGCGGTACCGCCAGCTATTCAGACAACAATACGCCGCCGGCCAGCAGTTACGACAATCGCCCGTCCGCGCCGTCAGGCTCGCCAGCGGCGCCGGCTTCTTATGACGATTTCGACGACGATATTCCATTTTAA